The genomic segment TTTTCGGACCTCTATTATGTGAATATCTCGATTCTTAATCCGCAACTAAAATTGCTAACCAATGGAGCGCGGCAAATCAGTTGGAGTTCAATCAACGGCCTGACCAACGCGCTCGAATACACGACTAATCTTCCGCCGGTTTGGCAAACGCTCACGAATATTGTCGGCACGGGTGCGGTGGTGACGAACACGGATTCTGCCACGAATCTAAGCAGCCGTTTTTATCGCGTGCAGATTTTGTATTGATGTTTGGCTTCTCTGGTTGATTCAGCACGCAACGAGTGAATTTAAATAAGCCCGCAGTTTCGCCAGCGCCTTGGCGCGATGGCTCAAGGCGTTTTTAATTTCTTCGCCCAGCTCAGCGAAGGATTGTGAATGGCCCGTGGGAATGAACAGCGGGTCGTAACCGAAGCCGCCCGCACCCGAAGACTTCAAGGCAATTTCTCCTTCGCAAGCACCGTCGAATAATTGAGTTTGAAATTCAAATTCGTCCGCGGAACAAACGGGTGAAGTATTTTGTTCAATGAGATCTATCGCAGGCGTCAATGCCAGTACGCAACGAAAACGCGCCGTGCGTTTGCCGGGCGGGACATCACGCAATAGTCGCAGCAGCTTGGCGTTGTTGTCGGCATCGGGAGAATTGCCCGGCTGATTTGTATCCAGCGCGGCGAAGCGGGCGGAATAAACTCCGGGCGCGCCGTTGAGGGCGTCCACTTCCAAACCGGAATCGTCCGCGAGCACAAAAAGATTGGAACTGACCAATGCGTTCGCGCCGGGTTGTTTTGCCAGCCAGCGCGCAAGCTCGACCGCTTTCTTTGTGGCATTACCCGCGAACGTGGTGGCGTCTTCAACTACTTCGGGCGCATCCGGGAAATCACGCAACGTCAGGTAGTGAAATCGTTCTGACAGGATGGCGAGAATTTCTCCAACCTTGTGGGCGTTGCGGGTCGCGATGAGCAAGGTCGCGCGAGGTTTTAATTTTATTTGCGGCGCTTTGCCGCCGATCAATGGGTTCACTGAAAATTGCTTTTCCTCCAGTTCGCGCATCCATTCTTCAATGACATCCAAGACACGTTCGACATCCAAATGCTCATGGTGGGCCGGATATTTTTTAAGGTTCGTTTGCGCGAGTTTGAAAAGCGCCGAGGAAGGGCGCAGCCGGTTTTTCTGCAAGTGGACGAACGCGCCGGCGAGTTGAATGAGGCCTTTGTGGAAGGCGTAATTCGGACCTTGCCGGTCAGCAAGCCAGAGTTCTTCCAATACATCGTGCGCCTCGTAAAAAAGACCTTCGTTGAAGCACGCGAAATAGCCGAGGTAATGGGCGTTCAAATCCTGCCCGCGGCAGCTCTCGATCAGCGCGGCAATCTTCGCGCTCTTTTTACTCATGCCGGAGGATAATCCAGCGACGGGGCGCAGGCAATAGGGTGGGCGTGGATAGGAATTAAATGGGGCTCGCGAGTACGCTCGCCCTCCCCAGGGGAAGTGCATTTGTAACCTATGGAAGGGTGGACTGTATTTGCGGAATGTGGCATGGTGGGGACGGTTCTTTGATAGAACACATCGGACAGATAAAACGAATGGGCAATGCCGAGATGGATAAAAAACGCCATTAGGCGAGCCAAAAGGGTAGATTTGGTTCGGATAAGTGAACGATGGCTCGGATAAATTCGCCTTGGCTCGCTTAAGCTCGGATAAGTCCGCTTAACGGAGAGAAAAATTATCGGCAAATGGCAGTGCCGGGTTATTTTTGGCTCAACGGTGACAAGCGTCCTCTGCCATGGAGGCGTTTGCGCGGCGCAAAGTTGACAATCATCCGACGCGTGAGACAATGTTCCGCTATGGCAAAACCAGCTTTGGGCCGCGGTCTCGGCGCGTTGTTGGGCGGGGCTGCGCCAGCGGGCAAACCGCCGGCGACACCGCCTTCCGCATCCGCTTCCAGCACGCCAGCGCCCGCACCGGTGGATAATCGCGAGCGCGTGCAACGGATTCCGTTGGATCGCATCCGCCCCTGCTCTTTTCAACCGCGCAAGAAATTTTCCGACGAGGCGTTGCGCGAACTCGCCGATTCCATCAAGGAACAAGGCATCGTCCAGCCGCTCATTGTTCGCGAGCAAGGCGGGCATTTCGAATTGATCGCGGGTGAACGTCGCTGGCGCGCTTCGCAGTTGCTCGGCCTGGCGGAAGTTCCCGTCATCGTTCGCGAGGCAGACGACCGCGCGGTGCTGGAACTTGCGCTCATCGAAAATCTTCAGCGCGAAAATTTAAATGCCATCGAGGAAGCGCAAGGCTACTCGCAACTGATCGAGCAATTTCAACTCAAGCAGGAGGAGGTCGCGACGAAAGTTGGCAAAAGCCGCGCGGTAGTGGCGAATGCCTTGCGCCTCTTGAAACTGGTTCCGGCGATTCAAGATTCGGTTCGCGATGGGCTGCTCTCGGTTGGCCACGCAAAGGTCATTCTGGGTTTGCCCACTGAGAAGCAGCAAAAAATTGCCGCCGACCGCGTGCTCAAGGAAGGATTGAATGTCCGCCAGACCGAAGCGCTGATCACAAAACTTCAAGCGCGCGGTACTGCTCCGAAAAATCCGGCGATGCCTTTGGTGCATGACGCGAACCTGGTGGATCTTGAAAATCGTCTGCGCGAAAAATTCGGCACGAAGGTGCGCTTGAAATATCAGCAGGGCAAAGGCTCGCTGGAAATCGCATTTTTCAACGATGACGACCTTGAGCGCATTCTTCAAATCATTGGCGTCAAGGCGGATTGATTTGCCGCCGGGAGAACTTTCCATTAGAAATTATCGGGATGAACACACCTGAGTTACGAGAAAAATGCGCGCACGCACTGGACGCGGGCGCGGAGCGGGCCCGAAACATGAGCGCGTTCGTGGGGCTGGACGGTTTTGTGGATGAGATCATCCACGTCGTGGATAAACGCGATAATGCCGAAAATTTTTTGCGCTTGCCGACGATTGCCAATCTCGCCACGCGCCTCGCCGGCGCCGCGGGCAAGAGCGCAAACATCGAACTCGTCAATCAACGCACGAAGCTCGGCGGAAACGGTCCGATCATGGCGAATGCGCTCGCGAGTTTTGGCTTGCGCGTCACGTATCTCGGCACGCTGGGTTACCCCAAGCTGCATCCGGTGTTCGAGCCATTCGCGGAGACCGCTGAAGTGCATTCCATCGCCGAGCCCGGCCATACGGACGCGCTGGAATTTGAGGACGGCAAGATCATGCTCGGCAAACATTATCCGCTCAAGGAAGTCACCTGGAAAAATATCGAGGAGCGTTTCGGCAAAGACAAGTTCGCCGCGAAATTTCAGACTTCCGACCTGGTCGGTTTTGTGAATTGGACGATGCTGCCCTACATGAGCGATGTGTGGGATGCGATGCTCGCCGAGCTTTGCCCGGCGCTCAACGGGCCGCGCCGCAAATTATTTTTTGACCTTGCCGATCCCGAGAAGCGCACGCGCAAGGATATTTTGCGCGCGTTGGAATTGGTCGTGCGTTTTCAAAAATATTTTGATGTCATTCTTGGCTTGAATGAAAAGGAAGCGCTGGAAGTCGCGACGGTGCTGGGCCTGAATTCATTGGGCGGCGCGCCGGAAGATTTGAAACGCATCGCGGCGGACATCAATCATCAACTGCCGGTCAACACGGTCGTGGTGCATCCGGTGAGTTACGCGCTGGCTGCGAGCGACGGCGATGTCGCGCTGGTCGAAGGCCCTTACATTGCGACGCCGCTGATCACGACCGGCGCGGGTGATCATTTTAATTCCGGTTTTTGCCTCGGCAAGCTGCTGGGGCTGGACAACGAAATGTGCGTGCTGACCGGCGTGGCCACAAGTGGGTATTATGTTCGCACGGCGCAAAGTCCGAGTATTGAAAACCTTGTGGGGCTGTTGCGTGATTGGCCTACGAATGGAAAATAACGGCAATGATTTTGAGAGTTGTCAAATACGGTGAGCCGGTGCTGCGCAAAAGAGGCGTGCGCATCGAGAAGATCACGCCCGCCGTCAAACAGTTGATCGCGGATATGTTTGAAACGATGTATGACTCGCACGGCGTCGGCCTGGCGGCACAGCAAATCGGCCAGGCGTTGCAACTCACGGTCATTGACGTTCGCGAGGCGACGGAGCGCCCGTCAACGCTTGAACTCAATGGCAAGTCCGCTGATCCTGCGTCATTAATGCCACTGGTGTTGATCAATCCCGCCGTCAAGCCCGTGACGCCGCCGGTCGAGGGTCCTGAAGGTTGCTTGAGTTTTCCAGAAATTTATGCGGACATTTCGCGACCGGAAACGGTGGATGTAACCGCCATGAACGAGAAGGGGGAACAGATTGAATTTCGTTGCGGCGGATTGCTGGCGCGCGCGGTCCAACATGAACTGGATCACTTGAACGGCATTTTGTTCATTGATCGAATGAAGGCGGCCGACAAAACCAAACTTCAACCGGAGTTGGACGATTTGCAGTCTGAAACCAAAGCGGCGTTGGAAAAAGAAAAACGGAAAGCGCGCTGAACGAGAGGACGATCAATAAACCTTGCGCAGATTGGACGGGAGAATATTGAGTTCGCTGCGATACTTTGCAACCGTGCGGCGGGCGATAACGATGCCCTTCTCCTGAAGCATCTTGACGATTTCCTGGTCGGACAATGGCTTTGTCGGGTCTTCCTTCTTGAACATTTCGGAGATCATGTCTTTCACGCTGGTGTTCGACATGCCCTCACCGGTGGCAGTCTGGATGCCCGCGGTGAAGAAATATTTCATCTCGAAAATGCCCTGCGGCGTCTGCATGTATTTGCCGGAGACCGCGCGGCTGACAGTGGTTTCGTGGACGCCTACGACTTCAGCCACTTGCACCATCGTCAACGGCTTGAGGTGCGCCACGCCATTTTCCATGAACTCGCGCTGGCGTTTGACGATCTCAATACCGATGTTGAGGATGGTCTGCTGCCGTTGATGCAAACTCTTGATCAAAAATTTTCCGGCGCGAATTTTTTCGCGGATGTAATTCAGCACTTCGGCGGAATTGCCCGACTTCGCCATCATGTCCTTGTAGGTATTGCTGATGCGAAGATGCGGAATTTGTTCGTTGTTGGTTGTGACGAGAAATTCGTCGCCGGACTTGACCACGAAAACTTCCGGCAAAATGTATTGGTTATTGTCGCTGAGGAACGCACGTCCCGGACGCGGTTCGAGGCGTGCGATGCGGCCGATGGACTCCTGCACGTCCTCGACATCCATGCCGAGCCCGCGCGCGATTTCCGGGATGCGGCGTTTGCCGAGCGCATCCATGTAATCCTTGATGATGCGATATTCGATCGAGTCTTCCTGGCTGGAGCGTTCGAGCTGGCGCATCAAACATTCCTGCAAATCGCGCGCGCCGACGCCGGGGGGATCGAAAGTCTGGATGATGCGCAACACCGCTTCGATATCTGCGATGGGAATGTTCGTGGAAAAAGAAAGTTCGTCGAGGGTCGTCTTGAGATAGCCGTGGTCGTCAATATTGCCGATGAGCAATTCCGCGATGGGCCGCTGCTCGTCGGTCAACTGAGAATCGCGCACCTGCTCCAGCAAAACTTCCTGAAGCGACGTCGCGGCAACGATGGAATCGAACATGAACTGTCGTTTTTCCTCGTCCTCGGCGGACGCCTTCATGGGGCTGTTCGATGCGGTGTAATTGTCGCGAAAATCCTGGTCAATTTGCGTCAGCTTTTCAAATTCAGCGAGAAATTCCTCGGCGGTTTCGCCTTTATCTTTGCTGCCTTCGGCTTCGGCGCCGTCGCTAACTCCATCCGCCTCGTAGGTGACATCCGAGGGTGGTTCAGCCGGATCAGAAGATTCAGGAACGTCGCCATCCTCAGACTTCTTGTCGGCTTGATCAGTATCCAAGCTGGGCGCTTCTTCGAGAACCGGGTTCTGGGACATCTCCTGTTCGACCAGCGCCTTTAGCTCAAGGGTCGGCGCCTGCAGCAACGCAAGGGACTGCTGCATCTGCGGCGACAGCACCAGGGACTGAGTCATCCGCTGGGCCAAATGTAAACCTTGTGCCATGTCTCGTTATCTTAGTTTGAATCTGTAAATTCTCAAGCAAGAAGTGGTCTGCTTATTGCTTTAGCTATTCTAATGCCTTTGCGAAAATCCCAACCGCGTGCCTGGACGAGCCACGAATTACTCCTTCATCGGCAGATGCCGGAGCTTCCTTAACCCTTTTGGCCAAAAATTAATTGCCGTGGCGCGCGCGCATCAGTAGCGTGTGAGAGTGTCCGTCCAGTTCACCATTCTCGGCAGCGGTTCCAACGGGAATTGCGCCTATCTCGAAACCGGCGAAACCCGCATCCTGATTGATGCCGGGTTCAGCGCGCGCCAAACCCGCCAGCGCCTTGCCGCCATCGGCCGTGCGCCCGAGGGTTTGTCCGGCATTCTCATCACGCACGAGCATTCCGATCATATTTCCGGTTTGGTCGGCCTGGCGCAGAAATTAAATATCCCGATTTTTTGCAATCGTCTCACGCGAGAGGCGATCGAGTTCCAATTACAAACCACTTTCGATTGCCGGATTTTTTCCACGGGCGCGACGTTTGATGTCGGCGACATCACGATTGACACTTTTAGCATTCCCCATGATGCCTCCGACCCCGTGGGTTTTTTATTGCGCACGCCTTCGGGGAATATCGGCTTTCTCACTGATCTTGGCCACGCTACACGTCTCGTGCTCGAACGTATTCGCACCGCCAATGTCCTAGTGCTCGAAACGAATCATGACCTGAAAATGTTGCAGGATTCAGGCCGTCCGTGGAGTCTCAAGCAACGCATCGCCGGCCGCCACGGTCATCTTTCAAACACCGAGGCTGCCGATGCCGCCGAAGCCGTGATGTCCGCGGATTTGAAGCATCTTTACCTCGGCCATTTGAGCCGGGAATGCAACCATCCCGGCCTCGCGGAAAGTGTGATGGTCGAGCGGATGCACAAAATCGGCGCGCATCATGTCAAAGTGGAATTAACCAGCCAAGCTACGCCCTGCTCCACGCTCAGTCTCGCCGCGCGCGCGATGAATTATTTGCAGGAATCGTTTTTTTAATCGCCGGCGAAGTTCAAAATCGGCTAGAGCGATATTCGTTCGATCGTCACGGGTATCTTCTCGCGTTCCGCCGGTTTTAACGGAGTAAACAAGCCCCGCCAGAATCCCACGCCATATAATAAATGCGTGAGGAACATGAGCGGTATTGCCAAAACACTTTCGAGCAAACCACCCTGCCCGGCCAGCACTGCCGCTTGTCCCAATAACGCAAAGCCGTAAAAAAAAAGTGGAATCAACAGCCACGGCAACATTGTAGTGTGCCCCGACACGAACAATATCATCAATGCCAGCAGATAGACGCAGAACAATGGTGGCACGAAATTGGGAGCGGACCCGAGGGTGGGTTGCAGGCGAAATTGTTCCGCGCGACCGCGACCGTAGTTGCGCAGCATCTTAGCGAATGCGCCCAGATTATTTCGCGGCCGCCGATGCACGATGAACTCGGGGTCGTACAACAACTTGCCGCCGCGCTTTTGCAATTCGTCCATGAGCGCATTTTCTTCGTTAGGATAAAGCGCCTCGTTGAACCCGCCCGCTTCGAGCAACGCGTCACGCCGCGTCATGAGATTGCATAGAATTAATTCCTTCTCGCTGGATTCGCGCACCGCGCCGACCGGCGTGTAACGTGCCCGACTCGGACCAAATGCCAGCCAGCTTGCATGCACCAGCGCAAATACCTGTTCGAGCAAGGGCGCATCGCCCGGGCAAATATTTGGCCCGCCGAGCATTTTGACTTTGGGATCGGCGAACGCTTGAACGGCACGCCGCAAGTTTTCCGGCGGAGGCATCGAATCGTCATCCAAAAAATAAATCAGTTCGCCGCGCGCTTCCCGCGACGCCGTGTTGCGCTGCACGGATGGCTGTTTTCCGCGCGCGACGATGATTTCCAATTTCTCGCGCGGATAATCCAGCGACCGGCTCGCGGTGACCGCCTTGATGTCCGCCTGCCCCGGTCGGGCGGCGATCAACACGGTCACGCTTGGCAGTGGTTCATTCACGCCGCCTAAGCTAAAGTTCGGACATCCAAGTTCAAAGTTCAAAGTTGAGGGCGAGTGCAGGGTTTTATTCCGGCGGTTTGTAAAACCCGCTGTTCTTGCGTGAACGAAAGCGGTTGCGCCCTGTCGAACTATCGTTCACCGGTCTATGATTGCCATAGGTGCAGGACGGGCGCACACTCGGATTTCAATCAATGAGCACCTCAGCCGAAAAGATAAAAATGCTCGCGATGCCGTTGACCACGGTGGGGATGTTCATCGCCATTGCGGGGCTGGCTTATCTTTTTTTGATGCCGAAAAGTTATCGCGCCGAAGCGATGATCAAGATCATTGATTGGGTTCACGCCAGCGATTTGAATCATCCGTCCGACCTTCAACTGATTTCCAACCAATGCGATTGGATGCGCTCGGAAACTTTTCTCGATCAAGTAATAAAAAATCTCGGCCTCGCCGGGCAATGGTCGCAGCGTTATCACACCGCCGATGACACTTCCGCAAATCGCGCCCGCCTTTTATCCAAGGTCTCGATTTTTCCCGTGCCCGACTCCACGCTCGTCAAAATCCGCGTCATCAGCGACGACCGCGAGGAAACCGCGCGCATTGCCAATGAATTCGCGCGCATTTATACCAATCGCATCAGTCTTCAGCGCGAGGCCTTGATCAATGACAAACTTGGCGGCCTCAAGCAGCAGTGGACGAGTGAGTCCGAAAAAATCCAGACGGCGCAGGTAGCTCTCGACCATTTGTATTTCGACATTTCAAAAACGCGCCTGACCAACAAAACACAATTTTACGATGGCGATACTTACGATGAAATGAAGAGCAAGAAGATCCAGATGGAAGGCGAATATATAGAGCGTAAAAACGAATACGAACGCCTGAGCAAGCTGCCCACGAACCAACTGGCGCAAGTCCTGTCGTCCATGGACACGAATTCGCCGCTCAACACGCCGATGCTTGAGCTTGCCAATGCCCGGAACCAATCGCTAAAGGCGAACCTCGACCAAGGCCCGGATTCTCGCGAAGTGAAAAATGCCGCTTTGCTCATCGGGAATTTGAACCGAAAGATTGATGAAATGGCTTCGTCCGTCATGACGGTAAAACAAACGGAATTGCGCGGGCTCAGTTCGGCCATTGAGGAGTTGAAACAAAAAATCCAGAACGGCAGCACCAATGTCGCGAGCGTCAAACTGGATAATGCGAATTATCAAGCTGCCTTGAGCAACTTGAACCAGCTTGAGGAGGATCGCAATAATTTGGAAACAAAAATGCGCGAAGTGGAAAGCGCCGAGGCCACCCGGCCGACGGGCATTACTGCGGAACTAATCGAACGCGCCGAAGTGCCCGTGAAACCTTTCGCTCCTGATAGCTTTGCCGCCGCGATCATCATCGGAACGGGCGCAATTGCGACTGTCCTGGGTTTGCTTCTGTGGATAATTGGTGTCCAGTCGGCGGCCCTTGCCAAAGAACCGACACGCTGACGCAATCAGACGTTGGACAAGCGGCCCGTGGAATCGCCGAAGCGATCCAGACCGGTCGCGCCCATCCGGTCAGCCATACTCAGGAACAGATTGCTGGTGGGTTGGCCGCCATATTTCACATAACGGCCCGGAGTAAGTGAGCCGCCGCCGCCGCCCGCGAGGACGATCGGCAAATTCGTGTGCGTGTGCTGATTGCCGTCCGCATTGCCGCCGCCATAGACGATCATGGAATTGTGCAGCAGCGATTTGCCGTCAATGTCCTTCGTGTCCTTCAATTTTTGAAGAAACTGTCCGAATTGTTTTGCGTACCACAAATCAATTTGCGCGACTTTCTTAATGCGGTCCGGTTTGTCCTGATGATGCGAAAGATCATGGTGCCCTTCCGAAATGCCGATCTCCGCGAATGAACGGTTGTCGCCGTCATGGGCAAGGCACATCGTGGCGACGCGCGTCGAGTCTGTCTGGAACGCCAGCACCAGCATGTCGAACATGATTTGCATGTACTCGCCGTAATCCGCCGGGATGCCCACGGGCGTTTCCACATTCGGATCCACCGTGACACCAAATTGCTCGGCTCTTTGGATGCGGGTTTCGACCGACCGGACGCCAGTAAGATATTGATCGAGCTTTTCCTTGTCGCGCGCGTCGAGTTGCTTTTGCATGCGGCGCGCGTCATCGAGCACGAAGTCCAGCACGGAGCGCTGCTCAGCCTGCCGGCGGCGGATGTTTTCCAGGCGTTCGCCCGGTACGCCCGCGCCGAAGAGCCGTTCAAAAAGCAAACGCGGATTAGTCTCGGGCGTCATCGGCGTGGTCGGCGAACTCCACGAGATGTTGTATTGATACGCGCAGGAATAACTCGAATCGCACGCTGCGGATTTTCTCACGCTATCACAGGTCAATTCCAGCGAAGGAAACCGCGTAAGATGCCCGATCTGGTTAGCAATCGCCTGGTCAATCGAAATGCCCGCGTGAATATCCGTCGCGCTTTTCTTGATGCGCACACTGGTCAGGAACACACCGCTGCCGCGCGCGTGATCGCCCGCGCCGTCGGCTCCACCGATGGCATTGCGTTGATCCAAGCCACCCATCACCTGAACTAAATCTTTGGTTCCCGCCAGGGGCTTGAGAGTGTCGCTCAGTTCAAAACCCTTGCCCTCATTCGAAGGCCAAAAGGCGGATGGAATCGCGCCATTCGGAAAATAAAGAAAGGCCGACCGCACCGGCGCGCCACCGGAGCTAAACCCGGGTTTTCCCACCGCGGACGCCGCCAAAAGTTTCAGCGGCGTCACCGACGCAAATGTGGGCAAGGCAAGGCACGCACCCAGGCCGCGCAAAAACCGGCGGCGAGTCAAACCGGCAAACCTCTGCCTGTCAACCGTTTGCAATGAAGAAGCATTTCGTTTCATAGCTTTGGGGTCGTTTTATTCACCTGCATCATGCCCAATCGAAGCCGATTGGGCAAGCGTATCCGTAATTCGACGTTCCTGGAAG from the Verrucomicrobiia bacterium genome contains:
- a CDS encoding glycosyltransferase family 2 protein, encoding MNEPLPSVTVLIAARPGQADIKAVTASRSLDYPREKLEIIVARGKQPSVQRNTASREARGELIYFLDDDSMPPPENLRRAVQAFADPKVKMLGGPNICPGDAPLLEQVFALVHASWLAFGPSRARYTPVGAVRESSEKELILCNLMTRRDALLEAGGFNEALYPNEENALMDELQKRGGKLLYDPEFIVHRRPRNNLGAFAKMLRNYGRGRAEQFRLQPTLGSAPNFVPPLFCVYLLALMILFVSGHTTMLPWLLIPLFFYGFALLGQAAVLAGQGGLLESVLAIPLMFLTHLLYGVGFWRGLFTPLKPAEREKIPVTIERISL
- a CDS encoding ParB/RepB/Spo0J family partition protein, translating into MAKPALGRGLGALLGGAAPAGKPPATPPSASASSTPAPAPVDNRERVQRIPLDRIRPCSFQPRKKFSDEALRELADSIKEQGIVQPLIVREQGGHFELIAGERRWRASQLLGLAEVPVIVREADDRAVLELALIENLQRENLNAIEEAQGYSQLIEQFQLKQEEVATKVGKSRAVVANALRLLKLVPAIQDSVRDGLLSVGHAKVILGLPTEKQQKIAADRVLKEGLNVRQTEALITKLQARGTAPKNPAMPLVHDANLVDLENRLREKFGTKVRLKYQQGKGSLEIAFFNDDDLERILQIIGVKAD
- the rpoN gene encoding RNA polymerase factor sigma-54; translated protein: MAQGLHLAQRMTQSLVLSPQMQQSLALLQAPTLELKALVEQEMSQNPVLEEAPSLDTDQADKKSEDGDVPESSDPAEPPSDVTYEADGVSDGAEAEGSKDKGETAEEFLAEFEKLTQIDQDFRDNYTASNSPMKASAEDEEKRQFMFDSIVAATSLQEVLLEQVRDSQLTDEQRPIAELLIGNIDDHGYLKTTLDELSFSTNIPIADIEAVLRIIQTFDPPGVGARDLQECLMRQLERSSQEDSIEYRIIKDYMDALGKRRIPEIARGLGMDVEDVQESIGRIARLEPRPGRAFLSDNNQYILPEVFVVKSGDEFLVTTNNEQIPHLRISNTYKDMMAKSGNSAEVLNYIREKIRAGKFLIKSLHQRQQTILNIGIEIVKRQREFMENGVAHLKPLTMVQVAEVVGVHETTVSRAVSGKYMQTPQGIFEMKYFFTAGIQTATGEGMSNTSVKDMISEMFKKEDPTKPLSDQEIVKMLQEKGIVIARRTVAKYRSELNILPSNLRKVY
- a CDS encoding MBL fold metallo-hydrolase — encoded protein: MRVSVQFTILGSGSNGNCAYLETGETRILIDAGFSARQTRQRLAAIGRAPEGLSGILITHEHSDHISGLVGLAQKLNIPIFCNRLTREAIEFQLQTTFDCRIFSTGATFDVGDITIDTFSIPHDASDPVGFLLRTPSGNIGFLTDLGHATRLVLERIRTANVLVLETNHDLKMLQDSGRPWSLKQRIAGRHGHLSNTEAADAAEAVMSADLKHLYLGHLSRECNHPGLAESVMVERMHKIGAHHVKVELTSQATPCSTLSLAARAMNYLQESFF
- a CDS encoding PfkB family carbohydrate kinase, with amino-acid sequence MNTPELREKCAHALDAGAERARNMSAFVGLDGFVDEIIHVVDKRDNAENFLRLPTIANLATRLAGAAGKSANIELVNQRTKLGGNGPIMANALASFGLRVTYLGTLGYPKLHPVFEPFAETAEVHSIAEPGHTDALEFEDGKIMLGKHYPLKEVTWKNIEERFGKDKFAAKFQTSDLVGFVNWTMLPYMSDVWDAMLAELCPALNGPRRKLFFDLADPEKRTRKDILRALELVVRFQKYFDVILGLNEKEALEVATVLGLNSLGGAPEDLKRIAADINHQLPVNTVVVHPVSYALAASDGDVALVEGPYIATPLITTGAGDHFNSGFCLGKLLGLDNEMCVLTGVATSGYYVRTAQSPSIENLVGLLRDWPTNGK
- a CDS encoding DUF1552 domain-containing protein, whose product is MKRNASSLQTVDRQRFAGLTRRRFLRGLGACLALPTFASVTPLKLLAASAVGKPGFSSGGAPVRSAFLYFPNGAIPSAFWPSNEGKGFELSDTLKPLAGTKDLVQVMGGLDQRNAIGGADGAGDHARGSGVFLTSVRIKKSATDIHAGISIDQAIANQIGHLTRFPSLELTCDSVRKSAACDSSYSCAYQYNISWSSPTTPMTPETNPRLLFERLFGAGVPGERLENIRRRQAEQRSVLDFVLDDARRMQKQLDARDKEKLDQYLTGVRSVETRIQRAEQFGVTVDPNVETPVGIPADYGEYMQIMFDMLVLAFQTDSTRVATMCLAHDGDNRSFAEIGISEGHHDLSHHQDKPDRIKKVAQIDLWYAKQFGQFLQKLKDTKDIDGKSLLHNSMIVYGGGNADGNQHTHTNLPIVLAGGGGGSLTPGRYVKYGGQPTSNLFLSMADRMGATGLDRFGDSTGRLSNV
- the def gene encoding peptide deformylase yields the protein MILRVVKYGEPVLRKRGVRIEKITPAVKQLIADMFETMYDSHGVGLAAQQIGQALQLTVIDVREATERPSTLELNGKSADPASLMPLVLINPAVKPVTPPVEGPEGCLSFPEIYADISRPETVDVTAMNEKGEQIEFRCGGLLARAVQHELDHLNGILFIDRMKAADKTKLQPELDDLQSETKAALEKEKRKAR
- a CDS encoding non-canonical purine NTP pyrophosphatase — its product is MSKKSAKIAALIESCRGQDLNAHYLGYFACFNEGLFYEAHDVLEELWLADRQGPNYAFHKGLIQLAGAFVHLQKNRLRPSSALFKLAQTNLKKYPAHHEHLDVERVLDVIEEWMRELEEKQFSVNPLIGGKAPQIKLKPRATLLIATRNAHKVGEILAILSERFHYLTLRDFPDAPEVVEDATTFAGNATKKAVELARWLAKQPGANALVSSNLFVLADDSGLEVDALNGAPGVYSARFAALDTNQPGNSPDADNNAKLLRLLRDVPPGKRTARFRCVLALTPAIDLIEQNTSPVCSADEFEFQTQLFDGACEGEIALKSSGAGGFGYDPLFIPTGHSQSFAELGEEIKNALSHRAKALAKLRAYLNSLVAC